From Etheostoma cragini isolate CJK2018 chromosome 14, CSU_Ecrag_1.0, whole genome shotgun sequence, the proteins below share one genomic window:
- the gngt1 gene encoding guanine nucleotide-binding protein G(T) subunit gamma-T1, translated as MPVINVDDLTDKDKALMELNQKKLEVKLERWLTSKCCEEIKDYIQAREDEDTLVKGISEEKNPFKEKGGCVIC; from the exons ATGCCAGTTATCAACGTGGATGACCTGACGGACAAGGACAAGGCTTTGATGGAATTAAACCAGAAAAAACTTGAAGTGAAACTTGAGAGGTGGTTG ACATCGAAATGCTGTGAGGAAATCAAGGATTATATTCAGGCTCGAGAGGATGAGGACACCCTCGTCAAAGGCATTTCAGAAGAGAAGAACCCCTTCAAGGAGAAAGGTGGATGTGTCATCTGCTAG